In one window of Tenrec ecaudatus isolate mTenEca1 chromosome 3, mTenEca1.hap1, whole genome shotgun sequence DNA:
- the TSPAN5 gene encoding tetraspanin-5: MSGKHYKGPEVSCCIKYFIFGFNVIFWFLGIAFLGIGLWAWNEKGVLSNISSITDLGGFDPVWLFLVVGGVMFILGFAGCIGALRENTFLLKFFSVFLGIIFFLELTAGVLAFVFKDWIKDQLYFFINNNIRAYRDDIDLQNLIDFTQEYWQCCGAFGADDWNLNIYFNCTDSNASRERCGVPFSCCTKDPAEDVINTQCGYDARQNPEVDQQIVIYTKGCVPQFEKWLQDNLTIVAGIFIGIALLQIFGICLAQNLVSDIEAVRASW, translated from the exons tttttgggaATAGCCTTTCTTGGCATTGGACTGTGGGCGTGGAATGAAAAG GGagtcctgtccaacatctcttccATCACCGACCTTGGCGGCTTTGACCCCGTTTGGCTCTTCCTTGTGGTGGGCGGAGTGATGTTCATTTTGGGATTCGCAGGGTGCATTGGCGCTCTCCGAGAAAACACGTTCCTCCTCAAGTTT TTCTCTGTATTCCTGGGAATCATTTTCTTCCTGGAGCTCACGGCTGGGGTGCTGGCGTTTGTGTTCAAAGACTGGATCAAAGACCAGCTCTATTTTTTTATCAACAACAACATCCGAGCATACAGGGACGACATCGACTTGCAAAACCTCATAGACTTCACCCAGGAATAT TGGCAGTGCTGTGGGGCTTTTGGAGCTGATGATTGGAACCTAAATATTTACTTCAATTGCACAGATTCCAATGCAAGTCGAGAGCGATGCGGCGTGCCATTCTCCTGCTGTACTAAAGACCCCGCG GAGGACGTCATCAACACTCAGTGTGGTTATGATGCCAGGCAAAACCCA GAAGTTGACCAGCAGATCGTGATCTACACAAAAGGCTGCGTGCCGCAGTTTGAGAAGTGGCTGCAAGACAATTTGACCATCGTCGCCGGTATTTTCATAGGCATTGCCTTGCTGCAG ATTTTTGGGATCTGCCTGGCCCAGAATTTGGTTAGTGATATCGAGGCTGTCAGGGCGAGCTGGTAG